Proteins from a single region of Streptomyces griseiscabiei:
- a CDS encoding glycosyl hydrolase, whose amino-acid sequence MRRRQGPSLEEDAISTPPSPAPALRFGVNYTPRRGWFHAWHDFDPGLAREDLAQIAGLGLDHVRVFHLWPLLQPNRTLVRASAVDQLVRLVDLAAECGLDVLVDGVQGHLSSFDFYPEWTRSWHHRNVFTDPEAIEAQALLLRTLGRALSGHPALIGLQLGNELNNLVEHNPVAVAEVDHYLDTLLAAARARLGEGRGLVTHSAYDAAWYGDDHPFTPEASARKGDLTTVHPWVFSANCAGRYGPRSPQVHHLAEYGTELATAYATDPARPVWVQETGAPEPHIPAADAPDFARATLLNAAGCARLWGVTWWCSHDVDRSLADFPELEYTLGLFDSAGRAKPIAEALSTTVTEIRGAAAPPAPRTTALVLDCTPATRSVSGPGGTFFDTWMALRQEGARPAVVLAERAQDAAHLAARGITEVIEAK is encoded by the coding sequence ATTCGCCGGAGACAAGGTCCGTCTCTTGAGGAGGACGCCATCAGCACGCCGCCCTCGCCCGCACCCGCACTCCGCTTCGGCGTCAACTACACCCCACGCCGGGGCTGGTTCCACGCCTGGCACGACTTCGATCCCGGGCTCGCGCGGGAGGACCTGGCACAGATCGCCGGACTGGGCCTGGACCACGTCCGGGTCTTCCACCTCTGGCCGCTGCTCCAGCCCAACCGCACACTGGTCCGGGCGTCGGCCGTGGACCAGCTGGTCCGGCTGGTCGACCTGGCCGCCGAGTGCGGGCTCGACGTGCTGGTGGACGGCGTCCAGGGCCATCTGTCGAGCTTCGACTTCTACCCGGAGTGGACCCGCAGCTGGCACCACCGCAACGTCTTCACCGACCCCGAGGCGATCGAGGCCCAGGCACTGCTGCTGCGCACGCTCGGCCGCGCCCTCTCCGGCCATCCCGCCCTCATCGGCCTCCAGCTCGGCAACGAGCTGAACAACCTGGTCGAGCACAACCCGGTCGCCGTGGCCGAGGTCGACCACTACCTCGACACCCTGCTGGCCGCCGCGCGGGCCAGGCTCGGCGAGGGGCGGGGCCTGGTCACGCACTCGGCGTACGACGCCGCCTGGTACGGCGACGACCACCCCTTCACCCCCGAGGCCTCGGCGCGCAAGGGCGACCTGACCACCGTCCACCCCTGGGTCTTCTCGGCGAACTGCGCCGGGCGCTACGGCCCGCGCTCCCCCCAGGTGCACCACCTCGCGGAGTACGGCACCGAACTGGCCACCGCCTACGCCACCGACCCGGCCCGCCCGGTCTGGGTCCAGGAGACCGGTGCCCCCGAGCCCCACATCCCGGCCGCCGACGCCCCCGACTTCGCCCGCGCGACCCTGCTGAACGCGGCCGGCTGTGCCCGGCTGTGGGGCGTCACCTGGTGGTGCTCCCACGACGTCGACCGCTCCCTGGCCGACTTCCCCGAACTGGAGTACACGCTCGGCCTGTTCGACTCCGCGGGCCGCGCCAAGCCCATCGCGGAGGCCCTCTCCACGACAGTCACCGAGATCCGTGGCGCCGCCGCCCCGCCCGCTCCCCGTACGACGGCGCTGGTCCTGGACTGCACCCCGGCCACGCGGTCGGTGTCGGGCCCGGGAGGCACCTTCTTCGACACCTGGATGGCGCTGCGCCAGGAGGGCGCCCGCCCGGCGGTGGTCCTGGCGGAGCGCGCGCAGGACGCGGCGCACTTGGCGGCACGGGGAATCACCGAGGTGATCGAAGCGAAGTGA
- a CDS encoding glycoside hydrolase family 3 N-terminal domain-containing protein: protein MTHSAAGPLGPVLPAALDEAAHRCLVAGFDGTTTVPDTLKRLIDRGLGGVILFTRNIRDADQVRELTGTLRTLRPDLLVAIDNEGGGIGHLVAAGAPEVPGSWALGAADDLGLTAACADALAAHLLTLGITVSYAPVADVQSRPENPIVRTRAFGGDPELVSRHLRAWIGATDARGVASCAKHFPGHGGTVTDSHHELAVDPRPYDELDLAPFRAAVDAGVPMLMSAHVVFPALDPGLPATLSPRVLSGLLRGELGFDGVLVSDALEMRAIADRYGEAAGARLALAAGADQVVVAVPDLEVTLACRDAVLDALLAGDLAEERVAEAAERVRRLALRYAVPYRPGAVAAWDAGAGLTAARRAVRSGGPLPGPVPGAHVVDCFPPPHPALNWGGEDLLTEIRALDPTATGTAVAGEPDDIGAVVAEVLRAAEGRPLVLALCDAELYAWQGRLRDALLVVRPDTLVVSTGLPEAGDALAAHGRGRVNLRALAEVLAGRRL, encoded by the coding sequence GTGACACACTCCGCCGCCGGGCCGCTCGGCCCGGTCCTCCCCGCGGCCCTCGACGAGGCAGCCCACCGCTGCCTCGTCGCGGGCTTCGACGGTACGACGACCGTCCCCGACACCCTGAAACGGCTGATCGACCGCGGTCTGGGCGGGGTCATCCTGTTCACCCGCAACATCCGCGACGCCGACCAGGTCCGTGAACTCACCGGCACCCTGCGGACACTGCGCCCCGACCTGCTGGTCGCCATCGACAACGAGGGCGGCGGCATCGGCCACCTGGTCGCCGCGGGCGCCCCCGAGGTGCCCGGCTCCTGGGCACTCGGCGCCGCCGACGACCTGGGCCTCACCGCCGCGTGTGCCGACGCCCTCGCCGCACATCTGCTCACGCTCGGCATCACCGTCTCCTACGCCCCCGTCGCCGACGTCCAGAGCCGCCCCGAGAACCCGATCGTGCGCACCCGCGCCTTCGGCGGCGACCCCGAACTGGTCTCCCGGCATCTGCGGGCCTGGATCGGGGCCACCGACGCGCGCGGCGTCGCCTCCTGCGCCAAGCACTTCCCCGGCCACGGCGGCACCGTCACCGACAGCCACCACGAACTGGCGGTCGATCCACGGCCGTACGACGAACTCGACCTCGCGCCCTTCCGGGCGGCCGTCGATGCGGGCGTGCCCATGCTGATGAGCGCCCATGTCGTCTTCCCGGCCCTCGACCCCGGCCTGCCCGCCACCCTCAGCCCACGCGTCCTGTCCGGCCTGCTGCGCGGCGAACTCGGCTTCGACGGCGTCCTCGTCAGCGACGCGCTGGAGATGAGGGCCATCGCCGACCGCTACGGCGAGGCGGCGGGCGCCCGGCTCGCGCTCGCCGCCGGGGCGGACCAGGTCGTCGTCGCCGTACCGGACCTGGAGGTCACCCTCGCCTGCCGGGACGCCGTGCTCGACGCGCTGCTCGCGGGCGACCTCGCCGAGGAGCGGGTGGCCGAGGCCGCCGAGCGGGTACGGCGGCTCGCGCTGCGGTACGCGGTGCCGTACCGGCCGGGTGCCGTGGCCGCGTGGGACGCCGGCGCCGGGCTGACGGCGGCGCGCCGGGCCGTACGGAGCGGGGGGCCGCTGCCGGGGCCGGTGCCCGGCGCCCATGTCGTCGACTGCTTCCCGCCCCCGCACCCCGCCCTCAACTGGGGCGGCGAGGACCTCCTGACCGAGATCCGCGCCCTCGACCCCACCGCCACGGGGACGGCCGTCGCCGGGGAGCCGGACGACATCGGGGCGGTCGTGGCGGAGGTGCTGCGGGCCGCGGAGGGGCGCCCGCTGGTCCTCGCCCTGTGCGACGCGGAGCTGTACGCCTGGCAGGGGCGCCTCCGGGACGCCCTGTTGGTCGTACGGCCGGACACGCTGGTCGTCTCGACCGGGCTGCCGGAAGCGGGGGATGCGCTTGCCGCGCACGGGAGGGGGCGGGTGAACTTGCGGGCCCTCGCCGAGGTCTTGGCGGGGCGGAGGCTCTGA
- a CDS encoding BadF/BadG/BcrA/BcrD ATPase family protein, with amino-acid sequence MNSDLNQASSRISPPAPAYVVGIDAGGTRTRAVLADLAGGGTRGEGTAGPGNALTVPGPALADHLAEAVARAVPEGLRGRVVAVAGGFAGAGHQAQGADEPGRLRARAALTAALDRLGIEASTVGVHSDIETTFAAAPGHPSDGLVLVAGTGAVAARIAGRVPTATSGGDGWLLGDDGGGFWIGRAAVRAALRAADGRGVPTALVRSVARDLGLPEEILPPEGYGLTGTGTSTGSGTSRGPGFGAVAWSAERRTAYRARLLPAVMDRAPVRLADHAPAVVRTAEEKDPVAVQILQEAARRLAETVAALAPRTGEPLVATGGLLAPHGPLLPPLSERLAPHHLALTPVSDGSPGAVALARLAHTTTA; translated from the coding sequence ATGAATAGTGATTTGAACCAAGCTTCGTCCCGGATTTCCCCACCGGCCCCCGCATATGTCGTCGGCATCGACGCGGGTGGCACCCGCACCCGTGCCGTTCTCGCCGACCTGGCCGGCGGCGGCACCCGGGGCGAGGGGACGGCCGGGCCCGGCAACGCGCTCACCGTCCCCGGTCCGGCCCTCGCCGACCACCTGGCCGAAGCCGTCGCGCGGGCCGTGCCCGAGGGACTGCGCGGACGGGTGGTCGCGGTGGCGGGCGGCTTCGCGGGGGCCGGGCACCAGGCCCAGGGCGCCGACGAGCCCGGCCGGCTGCGGGCGCGGGCCGCCCTGACCGCCGCGCTCGACCGGCTCGGCATCGAGGCGTCCACGGTCGGGGTGCACAGCGACATCGAGACCACGTTCGCCGCGGCCCCCGGCCATCCCTCCGACGGGCTGGTCCTGGTGGCCGGGACCGGCGCCGTCGCGGCCCGGATCGCCGGCCGGGTGCCGACCGCGACCTCCGGCGGTGACGGCTGGCTCCTCGGGGACGACGGCGGCGGCTTCTGGATCGGCCGCGCGGCCGTACGGGCGGCCCTGCGCGCGGCGGACGGCCGCGGCGTACCCACCGCGCTCGTCCGCTCCGTCGCCCGCGACCTCGGCCTGCCCGAGGAGATCCTGCCCCCGGAGGGATACGGCCTCACCGGCACCGGCACGAGCACGGGGTCCGGCACGAGCAGGGGGCCCGGCTTCGGCGCGGTCGCGTGGAGTGCCGAGCGGCGGACCGCCTACCGTGCCCGGCTGCTGCCCGCCGTCATGGACCGGGCGCCCGTGCGGCTGGCGGACCACGCGCCCGCTGTGGTGCGGACCGCCGAGGAGAAGGACCCCGTGGCCGTGCAGATCCTCCAGGAAGCGGCCCGTCGCCTGGCCGAGACCGTCGCCGCCCTCGCCCCCCGCACCGGTGAACCCCTCGTCGCCACCGGCGGCCTGCTCGCCCCGCACGGCCCCCTGCTGCCCCCGCTGTCCGAACGCCTGGCCCCGCACCACCTGGCCCTCACCCCGGTCTCGGACGGCTCCCCGGGAGCCGTCGCCCTGGCCCGCCTCGCCCACACCACCACCGCCTGA
- a CDS encoding DUF6629 family protein, whose translation MCWSATADLVAGAGVAAVGVACVALVRDRRDLPLAALPLLLGAHQIVEAAVWSSHGGSGPATVTWAVIALPLLAVWVPAGVWCAAPRSARTRLAVLLAVGAVTAAALAHGLVTGPVTAEIRGRTVGYTVDLSHPALLVAGYLLATVGSLLLSGDRRLLVLGVLAGVGAAICWTLWRLEFISTWCAFAAVCSVVLLGWVRARRRARTRGPTDPW comes from the coding sequence ATGTGCTGGAGTGCGACGGCCGATCTCGTGGCGGGTGCCGGTGTCGCGGCCGTCGGGGTGGCCTGTGTGGCGCTGGTGCGCGACCGGCGTGATCTGCCGCTCGCCGCGCTGCCGTTGCTGCTTGGCGCGCATCAGATCGTGGAGGCGGCGGTCTGGTCCTCGCACGGCGGCAGCGGGCCCGCGACCGTCACCTGGGCCGTCATCGCCCTGCCGCTGCTGGCCGTGTGGGTGCCGGCGGGCGTGTGGTGCGCGGCTCCGCGATCCGCCCGGACCCGGCTCGCCGTGCTCCTCGCGGTCGGCGCCGTGACCGCCGCCGCGCTCGCCCACGGTCTGGTCACCGGCCCGGTGACGGCCGAGATCCGCGGCCGTACCGTCGGCTACACGGTCGACCTCTCCCACCCGGCCCTCCTCGTCGCCGGCTATCTCCTCGCCACCGTCGGCTCCCTGCTCCTCTCCGGCGACCGGCGGCTCCTGGTGCTCGGCGTCCTGGCCGGCGTGGGCGCCGCGATCTGCTGGACCCTGTGGCGACTGGAGTTCATCTCGACCTGGTGCGCCTTCGCCGCCGTCTGCTCGGTGGTGCTGCTCGGCTGGGTGCGCGCACGACGGCGGGCGCGCACCCGGGGCCCCACCGATCCTTGGTGA
- a CDS encoding phytanoyl-CoA dioxygenase family protein — protein sequence MTRVAAMTRTWLTEADCDLDTFRALVEVRTDPADHPSAERVEQNVPLYDSERLRSLAATPEGRRAVRTELVRTLSDGPGIVVLKGAFTEPAVVDRASAAFRELIEEERAAGTARGDHFAKPGANDRVWNALDKMAVRAPDVFADYYANDLLALIAEAWLGPAYQMTSQVNVVNPGGAAQSPHRDYHLGFLSREQAAAYPAHVHRLSPVLTLQGAVAHCDMPVESGPTLYLPHSQKYEPGYLAWRLPGFVAYFDAHHVQLPLDKGDAVFFNPALFHAAGHNRSSDIRRMANLLQISSAFGRAMETVDREAMANALFPVLSRRRSEGAAEEWLRRVVAATAEGYPFPTNLDLDPPVDGLAPPSQADLLWRAVGEEWTPERLRDELRAGARRRGR from the coding sequence ATGACCCGCGTCGCTGCGATGACACGAACCTGGCTGACCGAGGCGGACTGCGATCTCGACACCTTCCGCGCGCTCGTCGAGGTGCGCACCGACCCCGCCGACCATCCCTCGGCCGAGCGGGTCGAACAGAACGTGCCCCTCTACGACAGCGAGCGGCTCCGCTCCCTGGCTGCCACCCCCGAGGGCCGCCGGGCCGTGCGGACCGAGCTGGTCCGGACCCTGTCGGACGGCCCCGGCATCGTGGTGCTCAAGGGCGCGTTCACCGAACCGGCGGTCGTGGACCGCGCGTCCGCCGCGTTCCGTGAGCTGATCGAGGAGGAGCGTGCCGCCGGTACGGCCCGGGGCGACCACTTCGCGAAGCCCGGCGCCAACGACCGTGTCTGGAACGCCCTGGACAAGATGGCCGTACGGGCTCCGGACGTGTTCGCCGACTACTACGCCAACGACCTGCTGGCGCTGATCGCCGAGGCCTGGCTGGGCCCCGCGTACCAGATGACCTCCCAGGTCAACGTGGTCAACCCCGGTGGCGCGGCGCAGAGTCCGCACCGGGACTACCACCTGGGTTTCCTGTCCCGGGAGCAGGCCGCCGCCTACCCCGCGCACGTGCACCGTCTCTCCCCCGTGCTCACCCTGCAGGGCGCGGTCGCCCACTGCGACATGCCCGTCGAGTCCGGCCCGACCCTCTATCTGCCGCACTCGCAGAAGTACGAGCCCGGCTACCTCGCCTGGCGGCTCCCCGGGTTCGTCGCGTACTTCGACGCCCACCACGTCCAACTCCCCCTGGACAAGGGCGACGCGGTCTTCTTCAACCCCGCGCTCTTCCACGCGGCCGGGCACAACCGCTCCTCGGACATCCGGCGCATGGCCAACCTGCTGCAGATCTCCTCCGCGTTCGGCCGCGCCATGGAGACGGTGGACCGCGAGGCCATGGCGAACGCGCTGTTCCCCGTCCTGTCGCGCCGCCGGTCCGAGGGCGCCGCGGAGGAGTGGCTGCGCCGTGTCGTCGCCGCCACCGCCGAGGGCTACCCCTTCCCCACGAATCTGGACCTCGACCCGCCGGTCGACGGTCTCGCCCCGCCCTCCCAGGCCGATCTGCTCTGGCGGGCCGTCGGCGAGGAGTGGACCCCGGAGCGGCTGCGTGACGAACTGCGGGCGGGAGCCCGGCGCAGAGGGCGCTGA
- a CDS encoding WGR and DUF4132 domain-containing protein has translation MRRWEYAEGTSSKFWEAEADGSAVTVRYGRCGTDGRTQVKECASPQEAAEYLRKTAAAKERKGYREVGGTGDGVGDGPRDCGTVPDAAVPDDAGPGTSVPDVPAADEDTAVPPDEDTAVPLDEDAFVLPAAWHRHLHPRRGGVHRRPTPLRKGAAEQAERRLRGAETWVRQYLDDPRSDPDLVRAAEDQLAGTTTPSGAAVLAVTSDIAWSGAACTDAWVEAHGAVFAARAAIELCGVQVYFTQSGTHRSNARVERPQNHYAGHVARVRGVMDRLRALLADTDEETYRAVVAALAEVRGGVRERIVVSYLVPGETEWVDECVDAPEADHPRDQVLRSMLLCSLNDPEQVRRLGATASLGYNGWPMSTVATVAEGVGTAVAPLVAETLKGFYVTADLFKKVNTILVELPSDEAFALLLGQLDDKRAQPYVAKAARRFPRRGLRMLAEAVAAGGPDADALRYALRVHVSGHPDLAEEVLGSLSPEAADAVAPLLSPKDRVPDAPAASLPEVLTAPPWLRPREPVKVRTVAGLVAEDAPGIVWLPGERQEWADAQSWERDWAARTEWPDDPDALPVAVRADRAGVLGIFLGKPEELARPLLDEWNPKSLDDDSALKPVVARFGTDALGVVLRTVPKWPASLAPLILPYASVGTARLAAEWAVRLKSVRDTARSWFRRHGEAAAPLLVPDALGRSGTARRYAEQALHTIVALHGEQVVRSAAERYGAEAVAAIRELLSADPLVTALPAKLPEPVEWAEPLLLPQILVRSGGALPAEATRHVVTMLAMSRPGEPYPGLAVVREVCAAESLAEFAWALFEQWRLAGMPSEAGWALTALGLLGDDGTVRRLTPLVRAWPGEGGHQRAVDGLGVLAAIGTDVALMHLHGVAQRVKFKALKARAQEKIAELAQDLGLTGEQLADRLVPDFGLDARGTTVIDYGSRTFTVGFDEQLRPFVQDPDGHRRKDLPQPGARDDAELAPAERKRFMALKKDVRTIAADQVRRLESAMVEGRSWSAAEFRELFVGHPLLWHLVRRLVWLSDADGTTTAFRVAEDRTFADAEDSLFTLPDKAIVRIAHPLRLPGELDTWAELFADYEILQPFPQLGRQVFELTAEEAAGWRLERFEGLTVTTGRLVGLERRGWRRGQPLDNGIERWISKLLAPNRYAVLIPDDGIAVGYFDPAERQEVEHLWLATRPGDYWPSDPHSVSFEEIDPVAVSELLADLTELTAP, from the coding sequence GTGCGCCGCTGGGAGTATGCCGAAGGGACCTCCTCGAAGTTCTGGGAGGCCGAGGCGGACGGGAGCGCGGTCACCGTCCGGTACGGGCGCTGCGGCACGGACGGGCGCACCCAGGTCAAGGAGTGCGCTTCCCCCCAGGAGGCCGCCGAGTATCTGCGGAAGACCGCCGCGGCCAAGGAGCGCAAGGGGTATCGGGAGGTCGGCGGGACGGGCGACGGCGTGGGGGACGGTCCGCGGGACTGCGGCACCGTCCCGGACGCCGCCGTTCCGGACGACGCAGGTCCCGGCACCTCCGTTCCGGACGTCCCGGCCGCCGACGAGGACACCGCCGTACCACCGGACGAGGACACCGCCGTACCACTGGACGAGGACGCCTTCGTCCTGCCCGCCGCCTGGCACCGTCATCTCCACCCGAGGCGGGGCGGTGTCCACCGCAGGCCGACGCCCCTGCGCAAGGGAGCGGCGGAGCAGGCCGAGCGGCGGCTGCGCGGCGCCGAGACCTGGGTGCGGCAGTACCTGGACGACCCCCGCAGCGACCCGGACCTGGTGCGGGCCGCCGAGGACCAACTCGCGGGTACGACGACTCCGTCGGGTGCGGCGGTGCTGGCCGTCACCTCCGACATCGCCTGGTCGGGCGCGGCCTGTACCGATGCCTGGGTCGAGGCCCACGGAGCGGTCTTCGCCGCCCGCGCGGCCATCGAACTCTGCGGCGTCCAGGTGTACTTCACACAGAGCGGGACCCACCGCTCGAACGCGCGCGTCGAGCGCCCGCAGAACCACTACGCGGGCCATGTGGCCCGGGTGCGCGGTGTGATGGACCGGCTGCGGGCACTGCTCGCCGACACCGACGAGGAGACGTACCGCGCCGTGGTCGCGGCGCTCGCGGAGGTACGGGGCGGTGTGCGCGAACGCATCGTCGTCTCGTACCTCGTCCCCGGTGAGACGGAATGGGTCGACGAGTGCGTGGACGCCCCCGAGGCCGACCACCCCCGTGACCAGGTGCTGCGCTCGATGCTGTTGTGTTCGCTGAACGACCCGGAACAGGTCCGGCGGTTGGGCGCCACCGCCTCGCTGGGGTACAACGGCTGGCCGATGTCGACGGTCGCCACCGTCGCCGAGGGCGTCGGCACGGCGGTGGCACCCCTGGTGGCGGAGACGCTCAAGGGGTTCTACGTCACGGCGGACCTCTTCAAGAAGGTCAACACGATCCTGGTCGAGCTGCCGTCCGACGAGGCGTTCGCCCTGCTGCTGGGGCAGCTCGACGACAAGCGGGCGCAGCCCTACGTGGCGAAGGCCGCCCGTCGCTTTCCGCGGCGTGGCCTGCGCATGCTCGCCGAGGCGGTGGCGGCGGGCGGACCGGACGCGGACGCCCTGCGGTACGCGCTGCGGGTCCATGTCTCGGGCCACCCGGACCTGGCCGAGGAGGTCCTCGGCTCCCTCTCGCCTGAGGCGGCGGATGCCGTCGCACCACTGCTGAGCCCGAAGGACCGGGTGCCGGACGCCCCGGCCGCCTCGCTGCCCGAGGTGCTGACCGCTCCGCCGTGGCTCCGGCCGCGCGAGCCCGTCAAGGTCCGCACCGTCGCCGGGCTGGTCGCCGAGGACGCGCCCGGGATCGTCTGGCTGCCCGGTGAGCGGCAGGAGTGGGCGGACGCGCAGTCGTGGGAGCGGGACTGGGCCGCGCGGACCGAGTGGCCCGACGATCCGGACGCCCTGCCGGTCGCGGTCCGCGCCGACAGGGCCGGGGTACTGGGGATCTTCCTCGGCAAACCCGAGGAGCTGGCCCGGCCGCTGCTGGACGAGTGGAATCCGAAGAGCCTGGACGACGACTCCGCGCTCAAGCCGGTCGTCGCCCGGTTCGGCACGGACGCCCTCGGGGTGGTGCTGCGGACCGTCCCGAAGTGGCCGGCTTCGCTCGCGCCCCTGATCCTGCCGTATGCGAGCGTGGGGACGGCCCGGCTGGCCGCCGAGTGGGCGGTGCGGCTGAAGTCGGTGCGGGACACGGCCCGTTCCTGGTTCCGGCGGCACGGCGAGGCCGCCGCGCCGCTGCTGGTGCCGGACGCCCTGGGCCGGTCGGGCACCGCCCGCCGGTACGCCGAGCAGGCGCTGCACACCATCGTGGCCCTGCACGGGGAGCAGGTCGTGCGGTCGGCCGCCGAGCGGTACGGCGCCGAGGCGGTGGCGGCGATCCGGGAGCTGCTGTCGGCCGATCCGCTGGTGACGGCCCTGCCGGCGAAGCTGCCCGAGCCCGTCGAGTGGGCGGAGCCGTTGCTGCTGCCGCAGATCCTGGTGCGCTCCGGTGGCGCGCTGCCCGCCGAAGCCACCCGGCATGTCGTGACGATGCTCGCGATGTCCCGGCCGGGCGAGCCGTATCCGGGGCTGGCCGTGGTCCGGGAGGTGTGCGCCGCGGAGTCGCTCGCCGAGTTCGCCTGGGCGCTGTTCGAGCAGTGGCGGCTCGCCGGGATGCCGAGCGAGGCGGGCTGGGCGCTGACCGCGCTGGGGCTGCTGGGCGACGACGGGACGGTACGCCGGCTCACCCCGCTGGTGCGGGCCTGGCCCGGCGAGGGCGGCCACCAGCGCGCGGTGGACGGGCTCGGGGTGCTGGCCGCGATCGGCACCGATGTGGCGCTGATGCATCTGCACGGTGTGGCGCAGCGGGTGAAGTTCAAGGCGCTCAAGGCCCGCGCCCAGGAGAAGATCGCCGAGCTGGCGCAGGATCTGGGGCTGACCGGTGAGCAGCTCGCCGACCGGCTGGTGCCCGACTTCGGTCTGGACGCACGGGGCACCACGGTCATCGACTACGGCAGCCGTACGTTCACGGTCGGCTTCGACGAACAGCTGCGCCCGTTCGTCCAGGACCCCGACGGCCACCGCCGCAAGGACCTGCCCCAGCCGGGCGCTCGGGACGACGCCGAGCTGGCGCCCGCCGAGCGCAAGCGGTTCATGGCCCTGAAGAAGGATGTCCGGACCATCGCCGCCGACCAGGTGCGACGGCTGGAGTCGGCCATGGTCGAGGGCCGTTCGTGGTCGGCGGCCGAGTTCCGCGAGCTGTTCGTCGGGCATCCGCTGCTGTGGCATCTCGTCCGGCGGCTGGTGTGGCTGAGCGACGCGGACGGCACGACGACGGCCTTCCGGGTGGCGGAGGACCGTACGTTCGCGGATGCCGAGGACAGCCTGTTCACACTGCCCGACAAGGCGATCGTACGGATCGCGCACCCGCTGCGGCTGCCGGGTGAACTCGACACCTGGGCGGAGCTGTTCGCGGACTACGAGATCCTCCAGCCGTTCCCGCAGCTGGGACGGCAGGTGTTCGAGCTGACGGCGGAGGAGGCCGCGGGGTGGCGGCTGGAGCGCTTCGAGGGGCTGACGGTGACGACGGGCCGGCTCGTCGGTCTGGAGCGGCGCGGATGGCGGCGCGGGCAGCCGCTGGACAACGGCATCGAGCGCTGGATCTCCAAGCTGCTCGCCCCGAACCGCTACGCGGTGCTGATCCCCGACGACGGCATCGCCGTCGGCTACTTCGATCCCGCCGAGCGGCAGGAGGTGGAGCACCTCTGGCTCGCCACCCGGCCCGGTGACTACTGGCCGAGCGACCCCCACAGCGTCAGTTTCGAGGAGATCGACCCGGTGGCGGTGTCGGAACTGCTCGCGGATCTGACGGAGTTGACGGCACCGTGA
- a CDS encoding LacI family DNA-binding transcriptional regulator — protein MTRHRHPYTIREIARQSGLSTATVDRVLNHRGNVRESTVREVRQAVEDLDRQRGQVRIGGRTFMIDIVMQAPERFTTAVRAALEAELPSLHPAVVRSRFHFRETGPAAELVAGLDRIARRGSQGVLLKAPDLPEISAAVGRLAAAGIPVVTLVTDLPGSARVAYVGIDNRAAGCTAAYLVGQWLGDRPGHVLTTISRASFRGEEEREMGFRSAMRLAHPARSLVEVTDSDGLDATQRDLVLAALRRDEDIVAVYSMGGGNLATLDAFDELGRNCAVFVAHDLDHDNTGLLRERRLSAVLHHDLRQDVRRACQTVMRAHGALPDDGPPPPSTIQVVTPCNMPPDAPGPAPKA, from the coding sequence GTGACGCGACACCGGCACCCGTACACGATCAGGGAGATCGCCCGTCAGTCGGGGCTGAGCACGGCCACCGTCGACCGCGTCCTCAACCACCGGGGCAATGTGCGGGAGAGCACGGTCCGTGAGGTGCGGCAGGCGGTCGAGGACCTCGACCGCCAGCGCGGCCAGGTCCGCATCGGCGGCCGCACCTTCATGATCGACATCGTGATGCAGGCCCCGGAACGCTTCACGACCGCCGTGCGCGCCGCCCTCGAAGCCGAACTTCCCTCCCTGCACCCCGCCGTCGTACGTTCCCGCTTCCACTTCCGCGAGACCGGACCCGCGGCCGAACTGGTCGCCGGCCTCGACCGGATCGCCAGGCGGGGGTCGCAGGGCGTGCTCCTCAAGGCGCCGGACCTGCCGGAGATCTCCGCCGCCGTCGGACGGCTGGCCGCGGCCGGGATCCCCGTCGTCACCCTCGTCACCGACCTGCCCGGCAGCGCGCGCGTGGCGTACGTCGGGATCGACAACCGGGCGGCCGGGTGCACGGCCGCGTACCTCGTCGGCCAGTGGCTCGGTGACCGGCCGGGCCATGTGCTGACGACCATCAGCCGCGCCTCCTTCCGGGGCGAGGAGGAGCGCGAGATGGGCTTCCGCAGCGCCATGCGGCTCGCCCACCCGGCCCGCTCCCTGGTGGAGGTCACCGACAGCGACGGCCTCGACGCCACCCAGCGCGACCTCGTCCTCGCGGCGCTCCGGCGCGACGAGGACATCGTCGCCGTCTACTCCATGGGCGGCGGCAACCTCGCCACGCTGGACGCCTTCGACGAACTGGGCCGGAACTGCGCGGTGTTCGTCGCGCACGACCTCGACCACGACAACACCGGGCTGCTGCGCGAGCGCCGGCTCTCCGCCGTCCTCCACCACGACCTCCGCCAGGACGTACGCCGTGCCTGCCAGACCGTGATGCGCGCGCACGGGGCCCTGCCGGACGACGGCCCGCCCCCGCCGTCGACGATCCAGGTCGTCACACCCTGCAACATGCCCCCCGACGCACCGGGACCGGCACCCAAGGCCTGA